A window of the Dyadobacter pollutisoli genome harbors these coding sequences:
- a CDS encoding ISAon1 family transposase, with the protein MDNNPVSCSQLGKYFHLDGKQLQQQYKDHISDYKDWDQREHAAEWLLYPENTGPYLSIDETSLSNGELYTIVTNKAAKGRKGSLLAMIKGTQAASVIEVLRKIPKRIRSKVREVTQDMAANMGMIVSRCFSKAAKVIDRFHVQKLAYDAVQEIRIKHRWQALDQENQAIEAAKQAGVPYEPEILANGDTIKQLLVRSRYLLFKHCDKWTASQIQRSRLLFERYPLINQAYKLATGLGTIFRTCKSKEHAFKKLALWYNQVEDCGLDSFKTVAKSIQTHYLDILNFFNNRSTNASAESFNAKIKAFRSSSRGVRDIPFFLFRLTKLYA; encoded by the coding sequence ATTGATAATAATCCCGTCAGTTGTTCACAGCTAGGCAAATACTTTCATCTCGACGGCAAACAGCTTCAACAGCAATACAAGGACCACATCAGTGATTACAAAGACTGGGACCAGCGCGAGCATGCTGCTGAATGGCTTTTGTATCCAGAAAACACCGGTCCATATTTAAGTATTGACGAAACTTCACTATCCAATGGCGAACTTTACACGATTGTAACTAATAAGGCTGCAAAAGGTAGAAAAGGCTCTTTGCTGGCAATGATAAAGGGTACGCAAGCAGCATCAGTGATTGAGGTTTTGCGAAAAATTCCCAAGCGTATTCGCAGCAAAGTGCGGGAAGTAACACAGGATATGGCTGCCAATATGGGAATGATAGTCAGTCGGTGTTTCTCCAAAGCAGCAAAGGTTATAGACCGGTTTCACGTTCAAAAACTTGCTTATGATGCTGTCCAGGAAATCAGGATCAAACATCGTTGGCAAGCTCTGGATCAAGAGAATCAGGCTATTGAAGCTGCAAAGCAGGCAGGTGTGCCATACGAACCTGAAATTCTTGCAAACGGTGATACAATCAAGCAGCTATTGGTCAGAAGCCGTTATTTGTTATTTAAGCACTGCGACAAATGGACTGCTTCGCAAATCCAGCGTTCCAGATTGCTCTTTGAGCGTTATCCGCTCATAAACCAAGCCTACAAGCTGGCGACAGGATTAGGGACAATTTTTAGGACTTGTAAATCAAAAGAACATGCCTTCAAAAAGCTTGCGCTCTGGTACAATCAAGTGGAAGATTGCGGCCTTGATTCTTTCAAAACCGTTGCCAAATCTATTCAAACCCACTATCTGGACATTCTGAACTTCTTCAATAACAGAAGCACGAATGCTTCGGCTGAGTCCTTCAATGCGAAGATCAAGGCTTTTAGGTCGTCATCCAGAGGAGTGAGAGATATTCCATTTTTCCTATTCAGGCTTACCAAACTTTATGCTTAA
- a CDS encoding site-specific integrase has product MASVTVVLRKTPNSDDKHNLYLRIIKDRKISQTSLGHSIPLSDWDDEKRIVKKSHRNSAWLNNLIASRVSEATDKLLEMEKNKTDSSARVIKNAVLASKDGIFFKQAQIYIDQLKATGKFNQRSADEPRINKFKKFLKNADINFSEISPGLLKKFKAYLIGTFKMTERTAVNHLVVIRTIYNRAVADGVTDKKNYPFGKGKVVIKFPDSAKIGLTADEVKVLEELDLPSGENHARNLWLVSFYFAGMRVSDVLRLEWSDFQNGRLYYAMGKNLKAGSLKVPDRVAEILKQYPQGSNAHDLVFPDLAKMPDLSKSYEVQSYIKTRVHSCNDYLKNIAKKLSLSKPLTMHIARHTFAQISADRIPANILQRLYRHSDIKTTMGYQSNFINKTTDDALDAVINL; this is encoded by the coding sequence ATGGCATCGGTTACAGTAGTTCTTCGAAAAACTCCGAACAGCGACGATAAGCATAACCTCTACCTGCGGATAATAAAAGATAGAAAGATTTCTCAAACTAGTCTTGGTCATAGTATCCCGCTTTCGGATTGGGATGATGAAAAACGGATAGTTAAGAAATCCCATCGAAATTCCGCCTGGCTAAACAATCTTATCGCAAGCAGGGTATCTGAGGCGACTGATAAGCTTTTAGAGATGGAGAAGAATAAAACAGATAGCTCCGCAAGGGTTATCAAGAATGCAGTTCTTGCCTCTAAGGACGGAATCTTCTTTAAGCAGGCGCAGATTTACATTGATCAGCTAAAAGCAACAGGGAAGTTCAATCAAAGATCGGCTGACGAACCAAGGATCAACAAATTTAAGAAGTTCCTGAAAAACGCTGACATCAACTTCTCTGAGATAAGCCCAGGTCTTCTGAAAAAATTCAAGGCATATCTGATTGGTACGTTCAAGATGACAGAGCGAACAGCTGTCAATCACCTGGTGGTGATCAGAACCATTTACAATAGAGCGGTTGCCGACGGGGTTACAGATAAGAAGAATTATCCGTTTGGGAAGGGTAAGGTAGTTATCAAGTTTCCAGATAGTGCGAAGATTGGATTAACCGCGGATGAAGTGAAAGTGCTTGAGGAGCTGGATTTACCTTCTGGTGAGAACCATGCTCGAAACCTGTGGCTCGTGTCCTTTTATTTTGCAGGAATGCGCGTTTCTGATGTTCTAAGGCTCGAATGGTCGGATTTTCAAAACGGGAGACTTTACTACGCGATGGGCAAAAACCTCAAAGCTGGATCGCTGAAAGTTCCTGACAGGGTTGCCGAAATACTAAAACAGTATCCACAAGGATCGAATGCGCATGATTTGGTTTTTCCTGACCTTGCTAAAATGCCAGATTTGTCGAAATCTTATGAAGTGCAAAGTTACATTAAGACGCGTGTCCATAGCTGCAACGATTATTTAAAGAACATTGCGAAAAAGTTGAGTTTGTCTAAACCTCTCACCATGCACATTGCAAGACATACATTTGCTCAGATTTCTGCAGACCGAATTCCAGCAAACATTCTTCAGCGACTTTATCGTCATTCGGATATTAAGACGACAATGGGATATCAGAGCAATTTTATTAATAAAACGACCGATGATGCGCTTGATGCGGTGATTAATTTATGA
- a CDS encoding UvrD-helicase domain-containing protein, which yields MADEGLEPEVVSIFEHIDKGENFLLSGGAGSGKTYSLVQVIRTCIERYPYSKVACMTYTNAAVKEIERRIDNKNLNVTTIHDFLWDNIKSFQKDIKKALVSLLNSEDSKIKSPDGAVGPDFFDHLPEGIQYKEWTRVKDGHISHDEVIELAHEMFKSNKLLCDILKDRFQFVFLDEYQDTHPLVVKVLLEHLQVSKKQNIIGFFGDSMQSIYDDSVGDLNAYIVNGSVKEVKKEQNRRNPNTVIDLANKLRSDGLQQRPSTDTNAPNMEAGVVVDGNIKFVYSNGQNLDDVKKSIAWDFTDVKQTKELNLTHNLIAPRAGFATLMEIYDGDKILDFKRRVTDYIKDEQITTDFSAYTFGEVIDELGVTPTAGQQTFIDDNIGLFNTARDYPHASFSKIYVDKEALIDDKKHDEQDENKKGSKRDALIKHLFKIELNIQLYQENRCNEFLRRTEFKVTSVADKIKLKENIEALANGTVATIGEVIDLADAVGICKKDDKLARFIDKNEYLYKRIANVNYSEFRKLYSYLEGQTPFSTQHKIKGEEFENVLIVLDNGGWNKYNFQYLLHPDIFNGLTPAKKKSYPGILSRTQKIFYVCCTRAKKNLVVYYDNPDDRIVQRAKEWFGDANVREVK from the coding sequence ATGGCTGATGAAGGATTAGAGCCCGAAGTTGTCTCTATTTTCGAGCATATAGATAAAGGCGAAAACTTTCTCCTCAGCGGTGGAGCTGGAAGTGGTAAAACATATTCGTTAGTTCAAGTCATTAGAACTTGCATTGAAAGATATCCATATTCCAAAGTTGCCTGTATGACTTATACAAATGCAGCTGTTAAGGAGATCGAACGACGAATTGACAATAAAAATCTGAACGTGACAACGATTCACGATTTTCTCTGGGACAACATAAAATCATTCCAAAAAGACATTAAAAAGGCTCTTGTATCTTTGCTAAATAGTGAGGATTCCAAGATCAAAAGCCCCGATGGAGCTGTTGGTCCCGACTTTTTTGATCATCTACCAGAGGGCATTCAATACAAAGAATGGACGAGAGTCAAAGACGGCCACATCTCGCATGACGAAGTAATCGAGCTCGCGCACGAAATGTTTAAAAGCAACAAGCTACTCTGCGATATCCTTAAAGATAGATTTCAATTCGTATTTTTAGACGAGTACCAGGACACCCACCCACTCGTTGTTAAAGTTCTACTGGAGCATTTACAGGTTAGTAAGAAGCAAAATATTATTGGATTCTTCGGAGACTCCATGCAGTCAATTTATGATGACAGTGTCGGAGACTTGAATGCCTATATCGTAAATGGCAGTGTTAAAGAAGTTAAAAAAGAACAAAACAGGCGAAACCCTAATACGGTAATCGACTTGGCTAACAAGTTACGTTCAGACGGCTTGCAACAAAGGCCGTCTACCGACACGAATGCCCCTAATATGGAGGCTGGTGTCGTCGTTGATGGCAATATCAAGTTCGTTTATTCCAATGGCCAAAATTTAGATGACGTAAAAAAATCGATTGCGTGGGATTTTACTGATGTCAAACAAACCAAAGAGCTTAATCTTACTCATAATCTTATAGCGCCGAGAGCGGGTTTCGCCACTTTGATGGAAATTTACGACGGCGACAAGATTTTAGATTTTAAAAGGCGCGTGACCGATTATATCAAGGATGAACAGATAACTACCGATTTTTCGGCATATACGTTCGGCGAAGTGATTGATGAACTAGGGGTTACTCCAACTGCAGGACAACAAACATTTATTGATGACAACATTGGCCTATTCAATACCGCGCGCGACTATCCGCATGCATCTTTCAGCAAAATATACGTCGACAAAGAGGCCCTTATTGATGATAAGAAGCATGATGAGCAGGATGAAAACAAAAAAGGCTCAAAACGAGACGCATTGATCAAACACCTCTTTAAAATCGAACTCAATATTCAATTATATCAAGAAAATAGGTGCAACGAATTTCTGAGACGAACAGAATTTAAGGTAACATCTGTAGCTGATAAAATAAAACTTAAAGAAAATATTGAAGCGCTAGCAAATGGGACTGTTGCGACGATTGGTGAAGTTATAGATTTAGCTGACGCAGTTGGCATTTGTAAAAAAGATGACAAACTAGCAAGGTTTATCGATAAAAATGAATATCTGTATAAGAGAATTGCCAACGTCAACTACTCTGAGTTTCGGAAATTATATTCCTATTTAGAGGGCCAGACTCCCTTTTCTACGCAACATAAAATTAAAGGAGAAGAATTTGAGAACGTCTTGATAGTGCTGGATAATGGTGGATGGAATAAATACAATTTTCAGTACCTCCTCCATCCTGATATATTCAATGGCCTCACTCCGGCAAAAAAGAAGTCATATCCTGGTATATTGTCACGCACTCAAAAAATATTCTACGTTTGCTGCACACGCGCAAAGAAAAATTTAGTTGTGTATTATGATAATCCTGACGACCGCATTGTTCAAAGAGCAAAAGAGTGGTTTGGTGACGCCAATGTACGTGAAGTCAAATAG
- a CDS encoding ISAon1 family transposase N-terminal region protein → MQESYLALVRFLLPEGILDYFELSKIVEGLTGLNIYLEEKNLPPAEYKDQKLESKGFLPEIYIQDFPIRNQRVTLCIKRRRWEVKDTGDIVSRDWNVVQQGTRMTKEFADFLKTMY, encoded by the coding sequence TTGCAAGAGTCCTATTTAGCCCTAGTCCGCTTCCTGTTGCCGGAGGGCATCCTCGATTATTTCGAGCTTTCCAAAATAGTTGAAGGCCTCACTGGCCTGAATATCTATCTGGAAGAAAAGAATCTTCCTCCTGCCGAATACAAGGATCAAAAATTAGAGTCCAAAGGCTTTTTACCCGAGATATACATTCAGGATTTTCCGATTCGTAACCAACGTGTCACACTCTGTATCAAGCGCCGCCGGTGGGAAGTCAAGGACACCGGCGACATTGTTAGCAGGGATTGGAATGTAGTGCAACAGGGAACTCGGATGACCAAGGAGTTCGCTGATTTTTTAAAAACAATGTATTGA
- a CDS encoding ISAon1 family transposase N-terminal region protein, with amino-acid sequence MQESYQALVRFLLPEGILDYFELSKIVEGLTGLNIYLEEKNLPPAEYKDQKLESKGFLPEIYIQDFPIRNQRVTLCIKRRRWEVKDTGDIVSRDWNVVQQGTRMTKEFADFLKTMY; translated from the coding sequence TTGCAAGAGTCTTACCAAGCCCTAGTCCGTTTCCTGTTGCCCGAGGGCATCCTCGATTATTTCGAGCTTTCCAAAATAGTTGAAGGCCTCACTGGCCTGAATATCTATCTGGAAGAAAAGAATCTTCCTCCTGCCGAATACAAGGATCAAAAATTAGAGTCCAAAGGCTTTTTACCCGAGATATACATTCAGGATTTTCCGATTCGTAACCAACGTGTCACACTCTGTATCAAGCGCCGCCGGTGGGAAGTCAAGGACACCGGCGACATTGTTAGCAGGGATTGGAATGTAGTGCAACAGGGAACTCGGATGACCAAGGAGTTCGCTGATTTTTTAAAAACAATGTATTGA
- a CDS encoding DEAD/DEAH box helicase, whose protein sequence is MKVSPSEPFKIVYSILNHEYLGYIFESFVVQLNHQGDFSFQIQNISSKNIKEFRAELDNRDFELVGLIDDIQQDAILRKFNTKKLSAVDFFLKVYDPQKGDKVIQETIAGYLENCKARILERLTGKDLFIMGSDGNPLWKPVSWETEKATIRFHFIRNEDNTHYFPTIRHRFQKLDFQYKNAFLICEDPAWLVLDGHLYHFEGNVDGKKIKPFLAKKFIAIPGQVEEQYYGRFVAPLIASYDVVARGFEIRNVSSSPKTVLTISEYITASKKAPMLFQDSGEVEIIEEEDNDVAFDLSFQYANFSFRYDSFAHPSSVHMEKRGNDYLFNKVKRNIEVESQNVRLLKEWGLNMRNGKVQMPKSQAFGWLQSNVGTLSENGIVVRQNTADAKRYFLGYSSLDISIQEGRDWFDINAKVRFGEFEIPFIQLRNYILNRKKEFILPNGEVAVIPEWWFTKYSEFFSFTEHHGDDENLRLRMHHLALVQELKEENLATAIISRKLENLRDFNHIESIDPPVGFEGTLRPYQKTGYDWLQFLKQYRFGGCLADDMGLGKTVQTLALLQHEKEAGTNRPSLLIMPTSLLYNWQLEAKRFTPEMRVLLYTGTNREKDTSQFDQYDLILTSYGIVRLDIDIMEDYRFNYVILDESQAIKNPASIITKSVRKLNAAQRLVLTGTPIENNTLDLWSQMSFVNPGLLGSQSFFRDEFQIPIEKRGDEEKTKKLYNLIKPFILRRLKSQVATDLPEKVESIQYCDMSEEQEKAYEEAKAYYRNLILQSIDTDGISKSQLVVLQGLTKLRQLANHPLMVNPDYIHGSGKFEDVLYKMQTVISEDHKILIFSQYIKHLDLFRSYLDEKDITYAYLDGSTRDRQEQVETFQNNEGIKIFLISLKAGGLGLNLTAADYVFILDPWWNPAIEAQAVDRAHRIGQDRTVFTYKFITKNTVEEKILALQRTKKQLADDLISNEEGFIKSLSREDVLNLLA, encoded by the coding sequence ATGAAAGTCTCTCCCTCAGAACCATTTAAGATTGTTTATTCAATTCTGAATCATGAGTATTTGGGGTACATCTTCGAGTCATTTGTAGTGCAGCTGAATCATCAGGGAGATTTCTCATTTCAAATACAGAACATTTCTTCCAAAAACATCAAAGAATTCCGCGCCGAACTGGACAACAGGGACTTTGAGCTCGTCGGATTGATCGATGATATCCAGCAGGACGCCATTCTCCGCAAATTCAATACCAAAAAACTGAGTGCCGTAGATTTCTTTCTCAAAGTTTACGATCCACAAAAAGGTGACAAAGTGATCCAGGAAACCATTGCGGGCTATCTTGAAAACTGCAAAGCCCGCATTCTGGAAAGACTAACCGGTAAAGACCTGTTTATAATGGGCAGTGACGGCAATCCGTTGTGGAAACCGGTTTCCTGGGAAACAGAAAAGGCTACGATCCGTTTTCATTTTATCAGAAATGAGGACAATACACATTACTTTCCGACGATCCGTCACCGGTTTCAAAAACTCGATTTTCAATATAAAAATGCGTTCCTGATTTGTGAAGATCCTGCCTGGCTCGTGCTGGACGGACATCTATACCACTTTGAAGGGAATGTCGACGGAAAAAAGATCAAGCCGTTTCTGGCTAAGAAATTCATAGCTATTCCCGGCCAGGTCGAGGAACAGTACTATGGCAGGTTTGTCGCTCCGCTTATCGCCTCTTATGATGTGGTAGCGAGGGGCTTTGAAATCCGGAATGTGTCTTCATCCCCCAAAACGGTACTGACCATTTCTGAATACATAACCGCTTCCAAAAAGGCTCCTATGCTTTTTCAGGACTCAGGCGAGGTGGAGATCATTGAGGAAGAGGACAATGATGTCGCGTTTGATCTCTCATTTCAGTATGCCAATTTTTCGTTTCGCTACGACAGCTTTGCTCATCCGTCCAGTGTTCACATGGAAAAAAGGGGAAATGATTACCTGTTTAATAAAGTGAAGCGGAATATTGAGGTTGAGAGCCAGAATGTGCGGCTACTGAAAGAATGGGGGCTCAATATGCGGAACGGCAAGGTTCAAATGCCAAAGTCCCAAGCTTTTGGGTGGCTGCAAAGCAATGTAGGCACGCTTTCTGAAAACGGGATCGTGGTAAGGCAAAACACGGCGGATGCCAAGCGGTATTTCCTGGGCTATTCGTCTCTCGACATTTCTATTCAGGAAGGGAGGGACTGGTTTGATATCAATGCAAAGGTGAGATTCGGTGAGTTTGAGATACCATTTATCCAGCTCCGAAATTATATACTCAACCGAAAAAAGGAATTCATCCTGCCCAATGGTGAAGTAGCGGTCATTCCGGAATGGTGGTTTACCAAATATTCGGAGTTCTTTTCTTTTACAGAACACCATGGTGACGACGAAAATTTACGTCTGCGAATGCATCACCTCGCGTTGGTCCAGGAGCTGAAAGAAGAAAATCTGGCCACTGCCATTATCAGCAGAAAACTCGAAAATCTTCGTGATTTCAACCACATTGAATCCATCGATCCGCCGGTTGGATTCGAAGGCACTCTGCGTCCATACCAAAAAACTGGTTACGACTGGCTGCAATTTTTAAAGCAATACCGGTTTGGCGGATGCCTTGCCGACGATATGGGACTTGGAAAAACCGTCCAGACGCTTGCATTGCTTCAACACGAGAAAGAAGCAGGCACCAACCGACCTTCGTTGCTTATTATGCCTACTTCCCTGCTTTATAACTGGCAGCTGGAAGCGAAACGTTTCACGCCTGAAATGAGGGTTTTGCTATACACAGGCACCAACAGGGAAAAGGATACGTCACAATTTGATCAATATGATCTGATATTGACTTCTTACGGGATCGTCAGGCTGGACATTGATATCATGGAGGACTACCGGTTCAACTATGTGATCCTGGACGAATCGCAGGCCATTAAGAACCCTGCTTCCATTATTACAAAATCAGTCAGAAAGCTAAATGCTGCCCAGCGACTCGTACTGACGGGCACCCCTATCGAAAACAATACGCTGGATTTATGGTCACAAATGTCTTTTGTAAACCCCGGCCTGCTTGGAAGCCAGTCATTTTTTCGGGACGAATTTCAAATCCCGATTGAAAAAAGAGGTGATGAAGAAAAGACCAAGAAGCTTTATAACCTTATCAAGCCATTTATTTTAAGGCGGCTAAAATCACAGGTCGCTACTGATTTGCCTGAAAAGGTTGAAAGCATTCAGTACTGTGATATGTCGGAGGAACAGGAAAAGGCTTATGAAGAGGCCAAAGCTTACTACCGGAACCTGATCCTGCAAAGCATTGACACCGATGGCATATCCAAGTCGCAGTTGGTGGTGTTACAGGGACTTACGAAGCTACGTCAACTTGCGAACCACCCTTTAATGGTCAATCCGGATTACATACATGGTTCTGGCAAGTTCGAGGACGTCTTGTACAAAATGCAAACGGTCATCAGCGAGGATCACAAGATTTTGATATTCAGCCAGTACATTAAGCATCTGGATCTTTTTCGCTCCTACCTGGATGAAAAAGACATTACTTATGCCTACCTGGACGGCTCTACTCGCGATCGTCAGGAGCAGGTAGAAACATTTCAGAACAACGAAGGCATTAAAATATTCCTGATTTCCTTAAAAGCAGGCGGGTTGGGGCTTAACCTTACCGCGGCTGATTACGTGTTTATTTTGGATCCGTGGTGGAATCCGGCGATAGAAGCGCAGGCTGTGGACAGAGCGCATAGAATCGGGCAGGATAGGACTGTTTTTACTTATAAGTTCATTACCAAAAATACGGTAGAAGAGAAGATTCTGGCTTTGCAGAGAACTAAGAAACAGCTGGCCGATGACCTGATTTCAAATGAAGAAGGTTTTATTAAATCCCTGAGCCGTGAAGATGTTTTGAATTTGCTGGCTTAA
- a CDS encoding ISAon1 family transposase gives MDNNPVSCSQLGKYFHLDGKQLQQQYKDHISDYKDWGQREHAAEWLLYPENTGPYLSIDETSLSNGELYTIVTNKAAKGRKGSLLAMIKGTQAASVIEVLRKIPKRIRSKVREVTLDMAANMGMIVSRCFSKAAKVIDRFHVQKLAYDAVQEIRIKHRWQALDQENQAIEAAKQAGVPYEPEILANGDTIKQLLVRSRYLLFKHCDKWTASQIQRSRLLFERYPLINQAYKLATGLGTIFRTCKSKEHAFKKLALWYNQVEDCGLDSFKTVAKSIQTHYLDILNFFNNRSTNASAESFNAKIKAFRSSSRGVRDIPFFLFRLTKLYA, from the coding sequence ATTGATAATAATCCCGTCAGTTGTTCACAGCTAGGCAAATACTTTCATCTCGACGGCAAACAGCTTCAACAGCAATACAAGGACCACATCAGTGATTACAAAGACTGGGGTCAGCGCGAGCATGCTGCTGAATGGCTTTTGTATCCAGAAAACACCGGTCCATATTTAAGTATTGACGAAACTTCACTATCCAATGGCGAACTTTACACGATTGTAACTAATAAGGCTGCAAAAGGTAGAAAAGGCTCTTTGCTGGCAATGATAAAGGGTACGCAAGCAGCATCAGTGATTGAGGTTTTGCGAAAAATTCCCAAGCGTATTCGCAGCAAAGTGCGGGAAGTAACACTGGATATGGCTGCCAATATGGGAATGATAGTCAGTCGGTGTTTCTCCAAAGCAGCAAAGGTTATAGACCGGTTTCACGTTCAAAAACTTGCTTATGATGCTGTCCAGGAAATCAGGATCAAACATCGTTGGCAAGCTCTGGATCAAGAGAATCAGGCTATTGAAGCTGCAAAGCAGGCAGGTGTGCCATACGAACCTGAAATTCTTGCAAACGGTGATACAATCAAGCAGCTATTGGTCAGAAGCCGTTATTTGTTATTTAAGCACTGCGACAAATGGACTGCTTCGCAAATCCAGCGTTCCAGATTGCTCTTTGAGCGTTATCCGCTCATAAACCAAGCCTACAAGCTGGCGACAGGATTAGGGACAATTTTTAGGACTTGTAAATCAAAAGAACATGCCTTCAAAAAGCTTGCGCTCTGGTACAATCAAGTGGAAGATTGCGGCCTTGATTCTTTCAAAACCGTTGCCAAATCTATTCAAACCCACTATCTGGACATTCTGAACTTCTTCAATAACAGAAGCACGAATGCTTCGGCTGAGTCCTTCAATGCGAAGATCAAGGCTTTTAGGTCGTCATCCAGAGGAGTGAGAGATATTCCATTTTTCCTATTCAGGCTTACCAAACTCTATGCTTAA